The Veillonellales bacterium genome includes the window GCAGCCGTTCATTTTTAATTCCATAAGGCGGTCGCTCTGAAAAGGAATAAATATATTTTACCGGGGTATAATACGCCAACGGGATCAAAAATGAATACCATGGGATGGTCCAGCCGTCATAGAATAAAGTGGTTGACATCAAGGATACTGCCGGTATTTCTTTAAATTCAAAAGATAACTCCAGTGCCAGCACTGCCCCCATACATAAACCGGCAATACCCACTTTGTGATGACTTTGTTTCAATCCAAGATAGCGCTCACGGACCCGATCATACCAATTCTGCCACCGTGTATTTTTCAGTGCCTCGATCGTTTGGTTATGCCCAGGAAGGCAAGGAGCTGAAACAGTGAAACCTGCTTTATTTAATTTTTCGGCTAAAAACTTCATTTCGTAGGGATTGCCTGTCAAGCCATGAATAAGCAGCACAGCTTGTTCACCGCCTGGCAAATCAATATCATATTTATTCATTTTGCCACCATACTTTATCTAAATATCAAATCTCATTTTTTTAATAAACGTGCTGAGGAAAATTCATCCCCAGCACACCATACTCAATCAATGTCCAAGCCGTTTAAGAAGCTTTTCAAACAACTTGATGAATAAGTCGATTTCTTCATAGGTAATTGTAAGGGATGGCGCCAAAGTAAATACATTTTTATAGTAGCCGCCAATATCAAGCACCAATCCATAATCTTTGCCATCTACTTCAATATCGCCCTTCATTGCCTCATCGACAATAGCGTCAGCAAGCTGTTTATCCGGAGTAAATCCGTCGGTTTTGGTCATTTCAATGCGCAGCGCCAAGCCTAACCCGTCAACATCGCCAATAACATTATGACGTGATTTTAACTTTTTAAGCTGCTCCAACAAATAGGCCCCCTTCTCAGCAATGCTATGCTCTATGTTATGTTTTTTGCAGTATTCCAGTGTCGCCAAACCAGCCGCCGTACCTAATGGATTGCTGGCAAAGGTTGAATGAGTAGATCCGGGTGGGAATTTTTTCGGATTAATCATGTCTTCCTTTGCCCACATGCCAGAAATCGGATTCAAGCCGTTCGTCAGCGCCTTGCCAAACACAATGACATCAGGATCAATAGCAAAATGCTCGGCTGACCACAACTTCCCGGTACGATAGAACCCCATCTGAATCTCATCAACCACAAGTAAAATGTTATGCCGTTTTAAAATAGCTTGCAGCTTGCTAAAATATTCTTTGGGAGGAATAATATATCCCCCCGTCGCTTGAATAGGTTCAATATAAAACGCTGCAAACTCAGCTTCATTAACTTTAGGATCAAGGATGCCATAATATTCCGTTTCAAACAATTTTTCAAACTGCTTAATGCATTCATAACCACACGTTTTGGTTTGTTTGCCATAAAAGCAACGATAGCAATACGGAAAAGGAATAAAATTGGCACGATTGCCAAAATGCCCATACCGGCGACGATAACGATAGCTGCTGGTAATTTCCGATACAGCAATTGTCCGACCATGATAACCTCCCATAAAAGCAAACATGGATGATTTACCATGAGTATAATTACGGACTAATTTCAGGCTGTCTTCTACTGCCTGCGCGCCACCGACATTAAAATGTATTCGTCCTTTTGAACCAAAACGTTTTTCCGTTTCCGTCGCAATTTCATATGACAGCATAATTTTTTCCTTGTGCAGATATTGGCAAGCAAGCTGCGGCAACTTGTCCATTTGTTTTTTGTAACCTGCTTCGATTTCGGCATTCCTATAGCCAAAGTTTACTGCCGAATACCACATTTGCATATCCAAATAAGGCTTGTCTGCTCTGTCAAAAAGCCATGAACCTTCACAATGATCGAAAATTTTGGCTGGATCAATATAATGTACCGTGTCTCCATACGAACAATATTTTGCCTCAATTTCCAACAGTTGATTGTCATTCATTTCTTTCCAATTCATTTTGGTAACCTCGTTTCATTTTAATATAATCTGTTATGCAATAACATTCTTTTCAATCTGCTGTCTACGCAGATTCTCCTTAATATCTCGAAAATCAGTGTACACGTAATGAGGTATGTTTTCTTGTATACAATAATCGACTAAGTTTGCTTTAGCATAAACAAAATCAGCTACGCTTGCCAAACAAAAATCACTTCGACCATCGCCGATAAGATAGACAGGTAAGCCTTGTGCTGCCTTCTTAGCGGTATGGCATTTACATGTTCCTGCCTTACAACGCGCATAAGAATAGGGATAGGTAGTCACCAGTTTTTTATTAACAGAGCGAAGTTCATTTGCAATAACCGGCAGTCCCGATAGACCATTTTGGGCTAAAATATACTCAATAAAGACTTGAAAGCCATCACTAATGATAGCAAAAGGAACTTCCTCTTGCTGCAATTGCCGAACAAATTCAATAAAGGTAGTGTCGATTTCAATATCTTTCACAAAAGTCAAAATTTCCGCTAAAGGTGCATCAATTAAGGCGAATTGTTTACTCAAGCATTCTTGTGACCCTATCATTCCTTGCTGCCATATTTGTTCAATTTCCAACCACTTTGGCAAAGCAAACATCTCAAGCACAGCATCAGTCACATCAGATTTGGCAACTGTGCCATCAAAATCAATGGCAAAAAAATAATCCATGTTATGAACTCCCTTCCACTAAAAACATAAGATCCTAATTATGTAGATAGTAAATTATTCATTTAAATCGTGGCAGAAAATTCGCCTGCACCCTCCTTTCTCCCTCAAGCAATATTAACGGCTAACAAAGTAAGCACCCCCACAAATAAGTAAAATGCCCACCATTCTTGAAAGGGTAAAGTTTTCGTGAAAGATAATACAGCCAACAGCAATTGCAAATATATAATTAAGCGAGGTAAGCGGAACAACCACACTGAGATCACCGCTTTTGAGAATAAAAATCCACAATAACAGATCAATGGCGCTAATTGCCACGCCAAACAAAATTAAGGGATTTTGTATGACTTCACCTATCCACAGCAAGACTTCCTGGGTATTTTGCGGCGTTATTAGAGAGCGGGTACCCAATTTTATTAAAATCTCGCCAGTCGAATTGATGCAACACCATAGCACGATTAGGATCAGCAAGTGCTTCATTGTTTATCACCTCGTCTTATGTTTGCCTTGTATTTTTTCTAACGCTTTACGATCAGATTCAAAAACACCGGATAAATGAGCTAGCCCTCGTCGCAATAAGGGGTTGGCCGGATAAATCGCATGTTTGGTAAAGACAAAATGTGCGCCAAGATAAGCTTTAATTTCCGGGCTTGTCCATCCAAAGATGGCATATTTACAAGAATGATCCAGAGCATACTGCAGTATATCAAACCAGCTAACAAAATAAAGATTGTTTTCGCGAAATGCAGGGTACTCTGCCCCCATGTATTTATCAATTATGTACTCGCCGCGATGAAAACATAAGAAATACCCGATACAATGTCCTTGATAAGAATACTCAAAAACCAAGCCTCCTGAAGTGTCGTCATTTAGCACTTTTGCAAAAAAAGTCCTAGACAATTTATCAAAATGAATTCTACTATTTTTATAAACATTCTCATAAAGCCTATAATACGAGTTAATTTTATCGGAATTACAGAACTGCAAATCGCCCGTAGAAATTATCTGTAACTCAAGATCGCTGCGTTTTCTGAGTTTACGCCGGAAATTAGAACGATGCCTTTTGGAAAAGCGCGATAGAAACTCCGTTTCCGAGGTAAAATTAATTGGAACATAAGCCAATGCTTGACCTTCAATGAGTACAAAACCGGCAGCGGTCAAAGAACTGCAAATTTTATCTGCTAGAATAATTTCTTCAGCCGACAGAAAAGGGGCTTCTGTCGCAATATCTTTTACAATCAAGAACTTCACGTGCTCTTCGGCCATTTTATTTAGCAAGACAGGTTTTAGTTCTTGCAAGTTGATTTCTGCCGGAAACAACGCAAATTCCGACACGGTTGTCCCAATAAACAGTGCTCGGCGGCGAAATAAAAAATTGCAAAACTCGTCAGGAAGAAATCGACTTACAAAATGAACAAAATTTTGAATGGATTCGTCGGCAGTCAATAACAAGTCAAAATCAGTAGCAAATGCCGGTATTTGTTTTCCATTGAGTGCAACAAAGCAACTTTTAAAATCAGTCGGAGGGTTATAAAGAAAAGCATCAATTAACATCGTCGGTTCTAATTGAAATAATAAAAAGTCGTTATTCATCCTGAAATTCTCCCATTTTCAGCTAGGCCTTAGCCGTTTATTTTCAAAGCTTCCAGCAATAATAAATTAACGCGGCTTTGACAATCCAGTGCTTCGCTCGCGGACATTTTTTCCCTCAAAGCCGGATGATCCCAGTCTGATAGCAATCGCTTGATCGAGTGGCCGGTAAGTTTACTTCGTCTGGAATATTCACCAGTAATGTCAACTCCAATCAAGTCAAGGGCATCAGCTAAAGCGGCAAGGTTGGACTCTAAAACAGGCAGTGTCATGATACCGTTATCCCAGTCACCCGGCGCTTCTTCAGCCGTTAATACATCTTTATCGATACTTATATAAACAGGCACATTGACCATTTTTAATGTATTCACGGCCAAGTTAAGTGCTGCCTGATAAGCCGCTAAATTCTTAGCAGGCACCGCCGGAATAACTCGTAACTTTCCTGAGCGCAACAAATGATTCAAGCTCAAAACTTTTCGCAGAAAACCATATTGCTCGGTCGAGCCGACATGAAGAATTTTTTTGCAATTTGGCAAACTGGCTGCATGGTACAACCAATTACCACAAGCATAACGGGGAAAACGGTAAGAACAATCGAGATGATTATCAAATACAACGAGAGAAAAGGGAGTGCGAAGCTCCTCCAATATAACCAAAGTAAGATGATGAAAGTCGCCTGACCCTAAAAAGCGGCATACCCCTGCAGCAGAAAAAGGCGAGAATAGGCGATTACGGCATTTTCTGATAGCATTCTTTTGGGCGAAATATTGCAATTCATCCCGCAGATCACGTAGGTCAATTTGAGCGGCTGTCAGCAAGGCTGTTAACCGCTGCAAACTGTCATCCGTATGAACTATAACTTTTTTCAACAAATAAGCCTCCTGCCAACTGAGCATACAACTAGAAATAATACATTCA containing:
- a CDS encoding alpha/beta fold hydrolase, which encodes MNKYDIDLPGGEQAVLLIHGLTGNPYEMKFLAEKLNKAGFTVSAPCLPGHNQTIEALKNTRWQNWYDRVRERYLGLKQSHHKVGIAGLCMGAVLALELSFEFKEIPAVSLMSTTLFYDGWTIPWYSFLIPLAYYTPVKYIYSFSERPPYGIKNERLRKIVQTNTATLVYDEVPGVVMDQNFRLISRVKKHMPCIKTPLLLIHANEDDTASVKNADYVQTHVGSTEIRKVLLQNSYHMVTIDNDRMLVAQENIDFFGAKMNF
- a CDS encoding aminotransferase class III-fold pyridoxal phosphate-dependent enzyme, with the translated sequence MNWKEMNDNQLLEIEAKYCSYGDTVHYIDPAKIFDHCEGSWLFDRADKPYLDMQMWYSAVNFGYRNAEIEAGYKKQMDKLPQLACQYLHKEKIMLSYEIATETEKRFGSKGRIHFNVGGAQAVEDSLKLVRNYTHGKSSMFAFMGGYHGRTIAVSEITSSYRYRRRYGHFGNRANFIPFPYCYRCFYGKQTKTCGYECIKQFEKLFETEYYGILDPKVNEAEFAAFYIEPIQATGGYIIPPKEYFSKLQAILKRHNILLVVDEIQMGFYRTGKLWSAEHFAIDPDVIVFGKALTNGLNPISGMWAKEDMINPKKFPPGSTHSTFASNPLGTAAGLATLEYCKKHNIEHSIAEKGAYLLEQLKKLKSRHNVIGDVDGLGLALRIEMTKTDGFTPDKQLADAIVDEAMKGDIEVDGKDYGLVLDIGGYYKNVFTLAPSLTITYEEIDLFIKLFEKLLKRLGH
- a CDS encoding MtnX-like HAD-IB family phosphatase; translation: MDYFFAIDFDGTVAKSDVTDAVLEMFALPKWLEIEQIWQQGMIGSQECLSKQFALIDAPLAEILTFVKDIEIDTTFIEFVRQLQQEEVPFAIISDGFQVFIEYILAQNGLSGLPVIANELRSVNKKLVTTYPYSYARCKAGTCKCHTAKKAAQGLPVYLIGDGRSDFCLASVADFVYAKANLVDYCIQENIPHYVYTDFRDIKENLRRQQIEKNVIA
- a CDS encoding EamA family transporter yields the protein MKHLLILIVLWCCINSTGEILIKLGTRSLITPQNTQEVLLWIGEVIQNPLILFGVAISAIDLLLWIFILKSGDLSVVVPLTSLNYIFAIAVGCIIFHENFTLSRMVGILLICGGAYFVSR
- a CDS encoding GNAT family N-acetyltransferase, with product MNNDFLLFQLEPTMLIDAFLYNPPTDFKSCFVALNGKQIPAFATDFDLLLTADESIQNFVHFVSRFLPDEFCNFLFRRRALFIGTTVSEFALFPAEINLQELKPVLLNKMAEEHVKFLIVKDIATEAPFLSAEEIILADKICSSLTAAGFVLIEGQALAYVPINFTSETEFLSRFSKRHRSNFRRKLRKRSDLELQIISTGDLQFCNSDKINSYYRLYENVYKNSRIHFDKLSRTFFAKVLNDDTSGGLVFEYSYQGHCIGYFLCFHRGEYIIDKYMGAEYPAFRENNLYFVSWFDILQYALDHSCKYAIFGWTSPEIKAYLGAHFVFTKHAIYPANPLLRRGLAHLSGVFESDRKALEKIQGKHKTR
- a CDS encoding arginase family protein, producing MKKVIVHTDDSLQRLTALLTAAQIDLRDLRDELQYFAQKNAIRKCRNRLFSPFSAAGVCRFLGSGDFHHLTLVILEELRTPFSLVVFDNHLDCSYRFPRYACGNWLYHAASLPNCKKILHVGSTEQYGFLRKVLSLNHLLRSGKLRVIPAVPAKNLAAYQAALNLAVNTLKMVNVPVYISIDKDVLTAEEAPGDWDNGIMTLPVLESNLAALADALDLIGVDITGEYSRRSKLTGHSIKRLLSDWDHPALREKMSASEALDCQSRVNLLLLEALKING